In Phoenix dactylifera cultivar Barhee BC4 unplaced genomic scaffold, palm_55x_up_171113_PBpolish2nd_filt_p 000532F, whole genome shotgun sequence, a genomic segment contains:
- the LOC120103660 gene encoding COP9 signalosome complex subunit 3-like — MDSVEALVAHVQALSGNPEEVSHLHSLLKQSEDSLRSQASRLLPFLEQLDPSKHSLGYLYLLEAYSSGPILREQASGYLLTVVEFINSCSAEQIRLTPDKFVSVCKSFKDQVMQLQVAIQGVAPLRTAIRKLQTSSEHLTTLHPDFLLLCLLSKCYKAALSILDDDIFEVDQPRDLFLYCYYGGMINIGLKRFHKALECLHNVVTAPMTALNAIAVEAFKKYILVSLIHNGQVPSFPKYTSATAQRNLKNYTQPYIDLANCYVTGKFSELETSIQTNIEKFQADNNLGLVKQVLSSLYKRNIQRLTQTYLTLSLQDIAGAVQLKTPREAEMHVLRMIQDGEIFATINQKDGMVSFHEDPEQYKTCEMIEHIDSSIQRLMGLSKKLSSIDEHISCDPAYLTKISRERQRFDFDDFDSVPHKFLQT, encoded by the exons CAGGGAACCCCGAGGAGGTCTCCCACCTCCATTCTCTCCTGAAGCAATCGGAGGACTCCCTCCGCTCCCAGGCCTCTCGCCTCTTGCCCTTTTTGGAGCAGCTCGACCCTTCCAAGCACTCCCTCGGCTATCTTTATCTCCT GGAGGCTTACTCATCTGGACCAATTTTGAGGGAGCAAGCTAGTGGTTATCTTTTGACTGTTGTTGAATTTATCAATTCCTGCTCAGCAGAACAGATACGTTTGACACCTGATAAAT TTGTTTCTGTTTGTAAGAGTTTCAAGGATCAAGTTATGCAGCTTCAAGTGGCAATACAGGGAGTGGCTCCCTTGCGGACAGCTATTCGTAAACTTCAAACTTCCTCTGAACATTTGACTACCCTACATCCAGACTTTCTTCTCCTCTGTCTGCTATCAAAGTGCTACAAAGCTGCCCTGAGCATTTTGGATGATGATATCTTTGAGGTGGATCAGCCAAGGGACCTCTTCCTCTATTGCTATTATGG GGGAATGATAAATATAGGACTAAAGCGTTTCCATAAAGCCCTGGAGTGTCTTCACAAT GTTGTTACCGCCCCAATGACAGCTTTAAATGCAATTGCTGTTGAAGCATTCAAAAAATATATCCTAGTTTCACTTATTCACAATGGGCAG GTTCCTTCATTCCCAAAGTATACCTCTGCAACTGCTCAGAGGAATCTTAAAAACTACACTCAG CCATACATTGATTTGGCTAATTGCTATGTGACGGGGAAATTTTCTGAATTAGAGACCTCCATCCAGACAAATATTGAGAAATTTCAAGCT GACAACAACCTTGGGTTGGTGAAGCAAGTTCTATCTTCTCTATACAAGCGTAATATCCAGAGACTGACTCAAACTTACTTGACCCTGTCACTCCAAGATATAGCTGGTGCTGTGCAACTCAAGACCCCAAGGGAAGCTGAGATGCATGTACTTCGGATG ATTCAAGATGGGGAGATATTTGCGACAATAAACCAGAAGGATGGAATGGTCAGTTTTCATGAGGATCCAGAGCAATACAAAACTTGTGAGATGATAGAGCATATTGATTCATCAATCCAGCG GTTAATGGGATTGTCAAAGAAGTTGAGTTCAATAGATGAGCATATTTCATGTGATCCTGCTTATTTGACAAAG ATCAGTAGGGAACGACAAAGGTTTGACTTTGACGATTTTGATTCTGTTCCTCACAAGTTTTTACAAACATGA